In the genome of Raphanus sativus cultivar WK10039 chromosome 4, ASM80110v3, whole genome shotgun sequence, one region contains:
- the LOC108829013 gene encoding peptide chain release factor PrfB2, chloroplastic: protein MSSLIINRSRSRSVLLWKTYGIKITSIISHSFTDSVSSSGFSSSDSTRSFKTTSSGFESGKISNLAFSRNSFVSTARTLSSEAVPVASTCDGLTVERIIANQWPILDENESDWKSHAAAIAQSIQVIKRRLQWKKLLVRLRMLSVELNKPHLWDDPTHAGKISREHGSLTGKMKGVMTFERELLEHIDMLKLAKEEKDSELESETMSALKEMRRVSKEKELEALLSAENDQCSCYIEVQAGAGGTESNDWAAMVMEMYKTWAQRRKFSVTVVDEMPGEMAGIKRATIKVNGEYAYGYAKAEVGVHRLVRISPFDSGKRRHTSFAAVAVIPILGDGSTRVQINDSDLRIERFRSGGAGGQHANTTDSAVRIIHIPTGITATCQNERSQHMNKASAMAVLQSRLDQLEMARQTAMNAQHTQSLTEISWGNQIRTYVLHPYRMVKDLRTNYEVSDPDSVLEGDLDGFILSFLSSSLDKGDDEH from the exons ATGTCATCGTTGATCATCAATAGATCACGAAGCAGATCTGTCCTACTCTGGAAAACCTATGGAATCAAGATCACAAGTATTATCTCTCACTCGTTTACAGattcagtttcttcttctgGGTTCTCCTCCTCAGATTCAACAAGAAGCTTCAAAACTACATCCTCTGGATTCGAATCTGGAAAAATTAGCAACTTGGCTTTTTCCAGAAACAGTTTCGTCTCCACGGCTCGAACATTGAGCTCAGAAGCTGTACCTGTTGCTTCGACTTGTGACGGACTAACGGTGGAACGAATCATAGCTAACCAATGGCCGATTTTAGACGAAAACGAGAGTGATTGGAAGAGCCACGCTGCAGCAATAGCGCAGTCCATTCAAGTCATCAAGAGACGTTTGcag TGGAAGAAACTGTTGGTGAGGCTGAGAATGTTATCTGTAGAGCTCAATAAGCCTCATCTCTGGGATGATCCAACTCATGCTGGTAAGATAAGCCGGGAGCACGGCTCGCTCACCGGGAAAATGAAAGGCGTTATGACGTTTGAGAGAGAGTTGCTTGAACACATTGACATGTTAAAACTCGCTAAAGAAGAGAAGGACTCGGAGTTAGAATCG GAAACTATGAGTGCATTGAAGGAAATGAGAAgggtttcaaaagaaaaagaacttgAGGCTTTATTATCCGCAGAGAATGATCAGTGTTCCTGCTATATCGAG gTTCAAGCTGGAGCTGGAGGAACAGAGAGCAACGATTGGGCGGCAATGGTAATGGAGATGTACAAAACATGGGCTCAACGACGCAAATTCTCTGTCACTGTGGTCGATGAAATGCCTGGGGAGATGGCAGGAATCAAG CGTGCGACAATCAAAGTAAATGGTGAATACGCTTATGGATATGCGAAAGCAGAAGTTGGAGTTCATAGGCTGGTTCGTATATCACCGTTTGATAGTGGAAAACGAAGGCACACATCGTTTGCTGCGGTTGCGGTGATTCCGATTCTAGGTGACGGGTCGACCCGAGTTCAGATCAATGACTCGGATCTCCGGATTGAGCGGTTCCGTTCTGGAGGAGCTGGTGGACAGCATGCTAACACTACGGACAGTGCTGTAAGAATCATTCACATACCAACTGGCATAACAGCAACTTGTCAGAATGAAAG GTCGCAGCATATGAACAAGGCTTCAGCAATGGCAGTGCTACAGTCACGACTAGACCAACTAGAGATGGCTCGTCAGACAGCTATGAATGCGCAACATACACAATCACTAACCGAGATCAGCTGGGGAAATCAGATAAGAACTTATGTTCTCCAT